One genomic window of Motacilla alba alba isolate MOTALB_02 chromosome 3, Motacilla_alba_V1.0_pri, whole genome shotgun sequence includes the following:
- the SLC30A1 gene encoding zinc transporter 1 has product MCGGMAAHGPGGPRCWQNRRARLLCMLALTFLFFVVEVAVSRVTSSLAMLSDSFHMLSDVMALVVALVAVRFAQRTRATKKNTFGWVRAEVMGALVNAVFLTALCFTILLEAIERFTEPHEIQQPLVVIAVGVAGLIINLLGLCLFNHHGVGGHGHAHGHGHSHGGRQQHPRGGPKPEQPPGDGEAALNRDETSTLVENSSSSNGVSQEKLGDMKDDMSDVQVNGNAGHYPLDEEEVEEDSSAQLNMRGVFLHVFGDALGSVIVVVNALLFYGLWNPCPDDGPCFNPCVNNHCMENATLFRALGSANKSEHESITVAGPCWLLYLDPVLCLIMVCILLYTTYPLLRESALILLQTVPKQIDVHSLNSKLRTLEGVEAIHELHIWQLAGSRIIGTAHIKCPDPSTYMMVAKRIKEIFHDEGIHATTIQPEFASVGSESGRGKCEFPCRTQCALKQCCGAGEDSTAKKTEKSSSLSISCSEVVIDFPKTRRTKSESIPSVKLEANTDQNEQFESSL; this is encoded by the exons ATGTGCGGGGGGATGGCGGCGCACGGTCCGGGCGGGCCGCGGTGCTGGCAGAACCGGCGGGCGCGGCTGCTGTGCATGCTGGCGCTCACCTTCCTGTTCTTCGTGGTGGAGGTGGCGGTGAGCCGCGTCACGTCGTCGCTGGCCATGCTCTCCGACTCCTTCCACATGCTCTCCGACGTGATGGCCTTGGTCGTAGCGCTGGTGGCCGTGCGCTTCGCCCAGCGCACCCGCGCCACCAAGAAGAACACGTTCGGGTGGGTGCGGGCCGAGGTGATGGGCGCCCTCGTCAACGCCGTGTTCCTCACCGCCCTCTGCTTCACCATCCTGCTGGAGGCCATCGAGCGCTTCACGGAGCCCCACGAGATCCAGCAGCCGCTGGTGGTCATCGCCGTGGGGGTGGCGGGGCTCATCATCAacctgctggggctctgcctcTTCAACCACCACGGCGTCGGGGGCCACGGGCACGCCCACGGCCACGGGCACTCGCACGGCGGCCGGCAGCAGCACCCCCGCGGCGGCCCCAAGCCCGAGCAGCCGCCCGGGGACGGGGAGGCTGCGCTGAACCGCGACGAGACCAGCACCTTGGTGGAgaactccagcagctccaacGGAGTCAGCCAGGAGAAGCTGG GTGATATGAAAGATGACATGAGTGACGTACAAGTGAATGGGAACGCTGGCCATTATCCTCTGGATGAAGAGGAAGTTGAAGAAGACTCTAGTGCACAACTTAACATGCGTGGagtttttctgcatgtttttgGAGATGCCTTAGGTTCAGTAATTGTGGTAGTGAATGCCTTGCTCTTTTATGGCTTGTGGAATCCATGCCCTGACGATGGGCCTTGCTTTAATCCATGTGTCAATAATCATTGCATGGAAAATGCTACTTTATTCCGAGCACTTGGCAGCGCTAACAAGTCAGAGCACGAGAGCATTACGGTGGCTGGTCCTTGCTGGTTGCTATATTTAGATCCTGTCCTCTGTTTGATTATGGTCTGTATACTCCTTTACACAACTTACCCGTTACTTAGGGAGTCAGCCCTCATCCTTCTACAGACTGTTCCCAAACAAATAGACGTCCATTCTTTGAACTCAAAGTTACGTACCCTCGAAGGAGTCGAAGCAATCCATGAATTACACATTTGGCAGCTAGCAGGCAGCAGGATCATTGGCACTGCTCACATCAAGTGTCCTGACCCTTCCACGTACATGATGGTGGCCAAGCGCATCAAAGAGATCTTTCACGACGAAGGGATTCATGCAACTACCATTCAGCCTGAGTTTGCCAGCGTTGGCTCCGAGtcagggagagggaaatgtgAGTTTCCTTGCAGGACTCAGTGTGCTTTGAAGCAGTGTTGCGGTGCAGGAGAAGATAGTACTgcaaagaagacagaaaaatcgTCGTCACTTAGTATTTCTTGTTCAGAAGTCGTCATTGATTTTCCGAAGACGAGGAGGACTAAGTCGGAGAGCATCCCTTCAGTGAAGCTGGAGGCGAACACCGATCAAAATGAGCAGTTTGAGTCATCTTTGTAA